One part of the Anopheles merus strain MAF chromosome 3L, AmerM5.1, whole genome shotgun sequence genome encodes these proteins:
- the LOC121598889 gene encoding anaphase-promoting complex subunit 10, which yields MSVKMGANVCPITEERSGTVREVGGQAVWSLSSCKPGFGVDQLRDNSMETYWQSDGQLPHLVNIQFHRKTTVSQIYIYSDYKLDESYTPSRISIRCGTHFNDLQEVEVVDLCEPSGWVCIPIKEYEEMLMCTFMIQIAVISNHQNGRDTHMRQIRIHSPTEGSQYPLEHHGKFSTIEFSQFRTIR from the exons ATGAGCGTCAAAATGGGAGCGAACGTGTGCCCGATCACCGAGGAACGGTCGGGCACGGTGCGCGAGGTCGGCGGGCAGGCGGTGTGGAGTCTTTCGTCGTGCAAACCGG GCTTCGGTGTCGATCAGCTGCGCGACAACTCGATGGAAACGTACTGGCAGTCGGACGGGCAGCTGCCCCATCTGGTCAACATACAGTTTCACCGGAAGACGACGGTGAGCCAGATTTACATCTACTCCGACTACAAGCTGGACGAAAGCTACACCCCGAGCCGGATATCGATCCGCTGCGGGACGCACTTCAACGATCTGCAggaggtggaggtggtggaCCTGTGCGAACCGTCCGGCTGGGTCTGCATACCGATCAAGGAGTACGAGGAGATGCTGATGTGCACGTTCATGATACAGATCGCGGTCATCAGCAACCATCAGAACGGGCGCGACACGCACATGCGCCAGATCCGGATCCACTCGCCGACGGAGGGTTCGCAGTACCCGCTCGAACATCACGGCAAGTTTAGCACGATAGAGTTTTCCCAGTTTAGAACGATACGCTAG
- the LOC121598713 gene encoding uncharacterized protein LOC121598713, with product MSRDLCDETFPANLLIEFDELDDEIPISPELPKRHQQPESFTDHHRHLTSATKRIISDKNNVDDRNGSRMVISGSSNTSSGHSSLSTEGENRSSSTSDRDTSRDLSKRLPSRPSDVGGPGPALLLLGEQRNTDKLTLKARKIRQPRSMESLLQSKDQRLKLAVTPLGKGIGGGSTGNVSVASVGTTFQQQHYQRHRSKYGHVQSKVKQMIEEMKPPPASGRDRKTLVRHKSMPETSYDADSKDEEEEAIEQENDVETLRSVVRELRLHMSSLEQQLTLCRTSVFNELAALQSKNSALRLENDHLLEQERAREQRRQLLREQQTTAGSCYGSQSSLYKVQPQGQPTSTIATQTSPTDDLLFEFLLASPPTSSHPAPGAALSSGDCEPDGDFSPDYEQLLPSLAGSPAAGGRPELRRRTPSVRSPPAAGRFETGQPAEECVACHECRRRRKKRKSRKQKLASLFCIRQHDESL from the exons ATGAGTCGCGATCTGTGTGACGAAACGTTCCCCGCCAACCTGCTGATCGAGTTCGACGAGCTGGACGATGAGATACCGATCAGTCCGGAGCTGCCGAAGCGCCACCAGCAGCCGGAAAGCTTTACGGATCATCACCGCCACCTGACGTCCGCGACCAAGCGGATCATTTCCGACAAAAACAACG TGGACGATCGCAACGGGTCGCGCATGGTGATATCGGGCTCGTCAAACACCTCCAGCGGCCACTCGTCACTGTCGACCGAGGGCGAGAACCGCAGCAGCTCTACGAGCGATCGGGACACGAGCCGGGACCTTAGCAAACGCTTACCGTCCCGTCCATCGGATGTCGGAGGCCCCGGAccggcactgctgctgctcggcgaGCAGCGCAACACGGACAAGCTAACGCTCAAGGCGCGCAAAATACGTCAGCCGCGCTCGATGGAGAGCTTGCTGCAGAGCAAGGACCAGCGGCTGAAGCTAGCGGTCACCCCGCTCGGCAAGGGCATCGGTGGCGGCAGCACCGGCAACGTGAGTGTGGCCAGCGTCGGCACAacgttccagcagcagcactaccaGCGCCACCGGTCCAAGTACGGGCACGTGCAGAGCAAGGTGAAGCAGATGATCGAGGAGATGAAGCCGCCGCCGGCCAGCGGCCGGGACCGGAAGACGCTCGTGCGCCACAAATCGATGCCCGAAACGTCGTACGATGCCGACTCGAAGGACGAG GAGGAGGAagcgatcgagcaggagaacGACGTGGAAACGTTGCGCTCGGTCGTGCGGGAGCTGCGCCTGCACATGAGCAGCCTCGAGCAGCAGCTCACCCTGTGCCGCACGAGCGTGTTCAACGAGCTGGCCGCGCTGCAGTCCAAAAACAGTGCGCTGCGGCTCGAGAACGACCACCTGCTGGAGCAGGAGCGGGCACGCGAGCAGCGCCGGCAGCTGCTGCGCGAGCAGCAAACCACGGCCGGCTCGTGCTACGGCAGCCAGTCCTCGCTGTACAAGGTGCAGCCGCAGGGGCAACCGACCAGCACCATCGCCACCCAGACGAGCCCCACCGACGACTTGCTGTTTGAGTTTTTGCTCGCCAGCCCACCGACCTCGTCCCATCCGGCACCGGGCGCCGCCCTGTCCAGCGGTGACTGTGAGCCGGACGGGGACTTTTCGCCCGACTACGAGCAGCTGCTACCGTCGCTGGCCGGTTCGCCGGCGGCTGGCGGGCGGCCGGAGCTGCGCCGCCGCACACCGTCCGTACGGTCGCCGCCGGCAGCCGGCCGGTTCGAGACCGGTCAGCCGGCCGAGGAGTGTGTCGCGTGTCACGAGTGCCGGCGCCGCAGGAAGAAGCGCAAATCGCGCAAACAGAAGCTGGCCAGCCTGTTCTGCATCCGGCAGCACGATGAGTCGCTTTAA
- the LOC121598710 gene encoding equilibrative nucleoside transporter 4 — MMEASETGSSNGRGGGGGGDSNGGGHTSSYEPLEGRRTFDTADSPELDGGGPPKDRRRLVFFALMTAGVGFVLPYNSFIIAADYWQSRFPGQSVALDMSMTYIIVALATVLLNNVFLTLAPFRVRVAFGYAVSFTTLVFVALCEVAWHMFTAKTAYSVNLAAVSLVAMGCTIQQSSFYGFASMLPKQYTQAVMAGESLAGFLVSSNRVVTKLLIKSDRASTAIFFLTSTVYIAFSYVLHSITTHSPFVRYYMKACAKIVLRPDDDHTLSETLDGDISSTRYGVLTLDSSPPVHMPPGSTALSFSNPVYDLSNPTAGETVLETNMTNLTSSAGGTTTATRSITATAAPNADVPNVAFKVEHVMTPDICSSGRLGSFRSGLESRWKVARAIYPYMACIAMAYCVTLSLYPGIESEIISCNLGTWMPVLLMFTFNASDVVGKLLAAVPYGWSRRQLILMSGLRALLVPLILLCCSPREQPVIAGEAAAFIFTAALGITNGLAGSLPMMLAPDKVSATLREVTGNMMTLSYNIGLTAGSLVGYVFDAMLGPQLPNPCPQYPFVPPKPNQPPTGGMGINGSHPVAGSGGISSASTSTTVATTLLTTLTVAILRSTAAPEATTPSSSITPLATAATSFTTLRSGMEGISTMAPTGAPSPPLDGAQQLATVAATLLYNATSSLLDTGSSQD, encoded by the exons ATGATGGAAGCATCGGAAACGGGTAGCAGCAACGGCAGGGGAGGCGGAGGAGGCGGTGATAGTAATGGGGGCGGGCATACCTCCTCCTACGAGCCGCTGGAAGGGCGTCGTACCTTCGACACTGCCGACAGTCCCGAGCTGGACGGTGGAGGGCCGCCCAAGGATCGGCGCCGTCTCGTCTTCTTCGCCCTCATGACGGCCGGTGTCGGGTTCGTCCTTCCCTATAACAG ctttataATCGCGGCCGACTACTGGCAGTCACGGTTCCCGGGCCAGTCCGTTGCGCTCGACATGTCGATGACTTACATCATCGTCGCACTGGCGACGGTATTGCTGAACAACGTGTTTCTCACGCTAGCACCCTTCCGGGTGCGGGTAGCGTTCG GCTACGCCGTTTCCTTCACGACGCTCGTGTTTGTGGCCCTGTGCGAGGTGGCCTGGCACATGTTCACCGCCAAAACGGCCTACTCGGTCAACCTGGCGGCGGTATCGCTCGTTGCCATGGGCTGCACGATCCAGCAGTCCAGCTTCTATGGGTTCGCGAGCATGCTGCCGAAACAGTACACGCAGGCGGTAATGGCCGGAGAGA GTTTGGCCGGATTCTTAGTATCTTCCAACCGTGTCGTCACGAAGCTGCTGATCAAGAGTGACCGCGCCTCGACGGCCATCTTCTTTCTAACCTCGACCGTGTACATTGCATTCAGCTACGTGCTGCACTCAATCACGACCCACTCGCCGTTCGTGCGGTACTACATGAAGGCCTGTGCCAAAATTGTCCTCCGCCCGGACGACGATCACACACTG AGTGAAACCCTAGATGGAGACATATCGAGTACGCGGTACGGTGTCCTAACGCTAGACTCCAGCCCACCCGTACACATGCCGCCGGGATCAACAGCGCTAAGCTTTAG CAACCCGGTGTACGACCTGTCCAATCCTACCGCCGGCGAAACAGTGCTAGAAACCAACATGACAAACCTGACGTCTTCGGCCGGTGGAACCACGACCGCAACCCGCTCGATAACCGCAACGGCCGCCCCGAACGCGGACGTACCGAACGTCGCGTTCAAGGTGGAGCACGTGATGACGCCCGACATCTGCAGCTCGGGCCGGCTGGGCAGCTTTCGCAGCGGGCTCGAATCGCGGTGGAAGGTGGCCCGCGCCATCTACCCCTACATGGCCTGCATTGCGATGGCCTACTGCGTGACGCTTTCGCTCTATCCCGGCATCGAGTCGGAGATCATATCGTGCAACCTCGGCACCTGGATGCCGGTGCTGCTGATGTTCACCTTCAACGCGTCGGACGTGGTCGGCAAGCTGCTGGCTGCCGTACCGTACGGTTGGTCCCGCCGCCAGCTCATCCTGATGTCGGGCCTGCGCGCCCTGCTCGTGCCGCTCATCCTGCTGTGCTGCTCGCCGCGCGAGCAGCCCGTCATTGCGGGCGAGGCGGCCGCATTCATCTTCACGGCGGCGCTCGGCATCACGAACGGGCTGGCCGGCAGCCTGCCGATGATGCTCGCCCCGGACAAGGTGTCGGCGACGCTGCGCGAAGTGACCGGCAACATGATGACGCTCTCGTACAACATTGGCCTGACGGCCGGTTCGCTCGTGGGGTACGTGTTCGATGCGATGCTCGGGCCGCAGCTACCGAACCCCTGCCCGCAGTACCCGTTCGTGCCACCGAAGCCGAACCAACCGCCGACGGGCGGGATGGGCATCAACGGGAGCCATCCGGTGGCTGGCAGCGGGGGTATTAGTAGCGCCAGCACCAGCACGACCGTTGCGACCACGCTGCTCACCACGCTTACGGTGGCGATTCTGCGCAGTACGGCTGCGCCGGAAGCGACGACGCCGTCCAGCAGCATCACGCCGTTGGCTACGGCGGCCACCAGCTTCACCACACTGAGGAGTGGGATGGAAGGGATCAGTACGATGGCACCAACCGGCGCCCCTTCCCCACCACTGGACGGTGCGCAACAGCTGGCAACGGTGGCGGCGACGCTGCTCTACAACGCTACCAGCTCGCTACTCGATACCGGCTCATCGCAGGATTAA
- the LOC121598711 gene encoding probable peroxisomal acyl-coenzyme A oxidase 1, whose translation MPSTSGTVNKDLQAERDKCTFNNEEFTLWWVGGETKLKEKRFREDFFLNDPELQEKVPLHFLSHKELYEESVRKATVAFRKVRKMNEMGQDGVDNYSALLGGLLGTGILKQGNPLTVHYVMFLPAILGHGTPEQQAEWFGRAWNCEIIGTYAQTELGHGTFLRGLETTATYDERTKEFVLHSPTLTAYKWWPGGLAQTANYCVVMAQLYSKGQCHGIQPFIVQLRDEESHVPMKGITIGDIGNKLGMNGVNNGFLGFDHVRIPRKNMLMKNAKLLEDGTFVKPPSQALTYGTMMFVRVVICRDMAAYLSKAVTIAVRYSAVRRQSHINPDQPEVQVIDHLTQQYKLFPALAKSIIFKLTSDNLWDMYNQVTSELDKGDLERLPELHAIACCLKAITTADAAAGVELCRMACGGHGYMTCSNFYGTYGMVTAACTYEGENTVLLLQTARYLMKAWQQAQRGQELVPTVQYLARFLSSKNRRMDWDDSIGGIVRALQTVAAGKLRLAAEHIEQRQKRGATLEEATNQTSIELARTADAHCRAFLVQSGCEMIEKGCATASPELAKVLRTIYHLYAYDEALKSLGDLLRFTTISESDINRLQAKLEDALTELRPNAVGIVDSFDLPDDVLGSPLGAYDGNVYERLYEEAKKSPLNQEPVNQSFHMYLKPFMKSSL comes from the exons ATGCCTTCGACCAGTGGTACCGTCAACAAAGACCTGCAGGCGGAGCGGGACAAGTGCACGTTCAACAACGAAGAGTTTACCCTCTGGTGGGTTGGCGGCGAGACGAAGCTAAAGGAGAAGCGATTCCGTG AGGACTTCTTCCTAAATGATCCCGAGCTGCAGGAGAAGGTGCCGCTGCACTTCCTTTCCCACAAGGAGCTGTACGAGGAATCGGTCCGCAAGGCGACGGTCGCGTTCCGGAAGGTGCGCAAGATGAACGAAATGGGCCAGGACGGGGTGGACAACTACTC CGCACTGCTGGGAGGACTGCTGGGAACGGGCATCCTGAAGCAGGGCAATCCGCTCACCGTGCACTACGTCATGTTTCTGCCGGCCATCCTCGGGCACGGCACGCCGGAACAGCAGGCCGAATGGTTCGGGCGGGCCTGGAACTGCGAGATTATTGGCACGTACGCACAGACCGAGCTGGGGCACGGGACGTTCCTGCGCGGGCTGGAAACGACCGCCACGTACGACGAGCGGACGAAGGAGTTTGTGCTGCACAGCCCAACGCTGACCGCTTACAAGTGGTGGCCGGGAGGAT TGGCACAAACGGCCAACTACTGCGTGGTGATGGCGCAGCTCTACTCCAAGGGACAGTGCCACGGCATCCAGCCGTTCATCGTGCAGCTGCGCGACGAGGAGTCGCACGTCCCGATGAAGGGCATCACGATCGGCGACATCGGCAACAAGCTCGGCATGAACGGGGTGAACAATGGCTTCCTCGGGTTCGATCACGTGCGCATCCCGCGCAAGAACATGCTGATGAAGAACGCCAAACTGCTGGAGGACGGCACGTTCGTGAAGCCACCGTCGCAGGCGCTCACCTACGGCACGATGATGTTTGTGCGCGTGGTGATCTGTCGCGATATGGCGGCGTACCTGTCGAAGGCGGTCACGATCGCCGTCCGCTATTCGGCCGTCCGTCGCCAGAGCCACATCAATCCGGA CCAGCCGGAAGTGCAGGTGATCGACCATCTGACGCAGCAGTACAAACTGTTCCCGGCGCTTGCGAAGAGCATCATCTTCAAGCTGACGTCGGACAACCTGTGGGACATGTACAACCAGGTCACGTCCGAGCTGGACAAGGGCGATCTGGAGCGGCTGCCGGAGCTGCACGCGATCGCCTGCTGTCTGAAGGCGATCACGACGGCCGACGCTGCGGCCGGTGTGGAGCTGTGCCGGATGGCTTGCGGTGGCCATGGTTACATGACGTGCTCCAACTTTTACGGCACGTACGGTATGGTGACGGCGGCCTGTACGTACGAGGGCGAAAATACGGTCCTCCTGCTTCAAACTGCTCG CTACTTGATGAAAGCGTGGCAGCAGGCCCAGCGGGGACAGGAGCTAGTGCCCACCGTCCAGTATCTGGCCCGGTTCCTCAGCAGCAAAAACCGTCGCATGGATTGGGACGATTCGATCGGCGGTATCGTTCGCGCCCTGCAAACCGTTGCTGCTGG CAAACTGCGCCTCGCAGCCGAACACATCGAGCAGCGGCAGAAGCGTGGCGCCACGCTGGAGGAAGCAACCAACCAGACCTCGATCGAGCTGGCCCGCACGGCCGACGCCCACTGTCGGGCCTTCCTGGTGCAGTCCGGGTGCGAGATGATCGAAAAGGGCTGCGCCACGGCTTCGCCCGAGCTGGCCAAGGTGCTGCGCACGATCTACCATCTGTACGCGTACGATGAGGCGCTGAAGTCGCTCGGCGATCTGCTGCGG TTCACCACCATCTCGGAGAGCGACATCAACCGGCTGCAGGCGAAGCTGGAGGATGCGCTGACGGAGCTGCGCCCGAATGCGGTCGGCATTGTCGACTCGTTTGACCTGCCGGACGATGTGCTCGGTTCGCCGCTCGGCGCCTACGATGGCAACGTGTACGAGCGGCTGTACGAGGAGGCGAAGAAGAGCCCCCTCAATCAG GAACCTGTTAATCAATCATTCCACATGTATTTGAAACCGTTCATGAAGTCGAGCCTGTAG
- the LOC121598721 gene encoding WW domain-binding protein 2, with protein MSLNTAHANNGVLIHAGEGILIFSDHVTIEFSGHSNGAMKGSKQGRVYLTTHRVIYNGKSETDALRSFSMPFVSMREVEVEQPVFGANYIKGKVQAQQNGNWEGEAKFKIVFKHGGAIDFGQAMLRAASIAQRNAGNAPPPPYTPPGGAWYAAPPPAYTPNPYNYGWVPGAAVFPEQPQPNTIYMHDSPPPYPGIVPGAAGPTGPAGYPYPPQQQPPQQQQFAGGYPHPPASGAGYPMQAGFVGGPGAGYPNGNVAQGGYPQPGPSSGAMGFTAPPQPNSKEAEAAQSAYYDPNRPQTAYVPPPAYYEPPPSYSSLNKKEQ; from the exons ATGTCGCTAAACACCGCACACGCCAACAATGGCGTACTGATACACGCTGGCGAAGG AATACTCATCTTCAGCGATCATGTGACGATTGAGTTCTCGGGCCACAGCAACGGTGCGATGAAGGGTAGCAAGCAGGGCCGCGTCTACCTCACCACGCACCGCGTCATCTACAACGGCAAGAGCGAGACGGACGCGCTGCGCTCCTTCAGCATGCCGTTCGTGTCGATGCGCGAGGTCGAGGTGGAGCAGCCCGTCTTCGGCGCGAACTACATCAAGGGCAAGGTGCAGGCCCAGCAGAACGGCAACTGGGAGGGCGAGGCGAAGTTTAAGATCGTCTTCAAGCACGGCGGTGCGATCGACTTTGGGCAGGCGATGTTGCGGGCGGCCTCGATCGCCCAGCGCAACGCGGGCAAcgctccgccgccgccgtacACGCCGCCCGGCGGTGCATGGTATGCGGCGCCACCGCCCGCCTACACCCCGAACCCGTACAACTACGGCTGGGTGCCGGGAGCGGCCGTCTTTCCCGAGCAGCCGCAGCCGAACACGATCTACATGCACGACAGTCCGCCGCCGTACCCGGGCATTGTGCCGGGAGCGGCCGGACCGACCGGACCGGCCGGCTACCCGTATccgccacagcagcagccgccgcagcagcagcagtttgcCGGTGGCTATCCGCATCCGCCGGCGTCCGGTGCCGGCTACCCGATGCAGGCCGGGTTTGTCGGTGGACCGGGCGCTGGCTACCCGAACGGGAACGTGGCGCAAGGTGGCTACCCGCAGCCGGGACCGTCCAGTGGTGCGATGGGCTTTACTGCGCCTCCACAACCGA ACTCGAAGGAAGCCGAAGCGGCCCAGAGCGCGTACTACGATCCCAACAGACCCCAGACGGCTTACGTTCCACCGCCGGCATATTAC GAACCACCGCCAAGCTACAGTTCGCTCAACAAGAAGgaacagtaa
- the LOC121599815 gene encoding probable peroxisomal acyl-coenzyme A oxidase 1 — MPASTVNKDLQAERDKGSFDRNEFTLWWVGGKEKLKEKQHLETFLANDPDFHNETPIHFLSHKELYEETIRQATAIFRKVRKFHEDRGNGDPSNYMQILGGLLGNGIIRQGNPLGIHFAMFVPALLGHGSPEQQAEWLPRALKCQLLGTYAQTELGHGTFLRGLETTATYDERTEEFVLESPTLSSYKWWPGGLAHTVNYCVVMAQLFSKGQCHGIQPFIVQLRDEESHMPMKGIVIGEIGNKLGMNGVNNGYLGFEKVRIPRKNMLMKNAKLLADGTFVKPPSQALTYGTMMFVRVIIVRDTALHLAKVATIAVRYSCVRRQSHINPDQPEVQVIDHLTQQYKLFPSIARSIVFKLTSDNLWEMYNQVTSELDQGNLERLPELHAIACCLKAVTTADAAKSVETLRMACGGHGYMTCANFYNTYGFVTAACTYEGENTVLLLQTARYLIKVWNLALKGQPLGPTVQYLNSFIQSRNNRHAWIDTVPGIVKALQTVAAGKLRLANEHVEQRKKAGYTHEEAVNLTSLELAQTAEAHCRAFLVQSGHEMIEKLCQRVSPALAKVMRTVGELYAYNEALDSIGSLVRFTTISESDINRLQSKLESALLAIRPNAVSIVDGFAIPDVLLGSPLGAYDGNVYERLYEEAQKSPLNKEPVNKSFHLYLKPFMRSSL; from the exons ATGCCGGCATCCACGGTGAACAAGGATCTGCAGGCGGAGCGGGATAAGGGTAGCTTCGACAGGAACGAGTTCACCCTCTGGTGGGTCGGCGGCAAGGAAAAGCTGAAGGAAAAGCAGCATCTAG aaACCTTTTTGGCCAACGATCCCGACTTCCACAACGAAACGCCGATCCACTTCCTGTCCCACAAGGAGCTGTACGAGGAAACGATCCGCCAGGCGACGGCCATCTTCCGCAAGGTGCGCAAATTCCACGAAGATCGAGGCAATGGCGATCCGTCCAACTACAT GCAAATTCTGGGCGGTCTGCTCGGCAACGGTATCATCCGGCAGGGCAATCCACTCGGCATCCACTTTGCCATGTTTGTGCCGGCCCTGCTCGGGCATGGATCGCCCGAACAGCAGGCGGAATGGCTGCCCCGTGCGTTGAAGTGTCAGCTGCTTGGGACGTACGCACAGACCGAGCTGGGTCACGGGACGTTTCTGCGTGGACTCGAAACGACCGCCACGTACGACGAGCGGACGGAGGAATTTGTGCTGGAAAGTCCTACGCTCAGCTCGTACAAATGGTGGCCCGGAGGAT TGGCGCACACGGTTAACTACTGCGTGGTGATGGCCCAACTGTTCTCCAAGGGACAGTGCCACGGCATCCAGCCGTTCATCGTGCAGCTGCGCGACGAGGAGTCGCACATGCCCATGAAGGGGATTGTGATCGGCGAGATTGGCAACAAGCTCGGCATGAACGGGGTCAACAACGGGTATTTGGGCTTTGAAAAGGTGCGCATCCCGCGCAAGAACATGCTGATGAAGAACGCCAAACTGCTGGCGGACGGTACGTTCGTGAAGCCACCGTCGCAGGCGCTGACGTACGGTACGATGATGTTTGTGCGCGTCATAATCGTGCGCGATACGGCGCTACATCTGGCCAAGGTGGCGACCATCGCCGTGCGGTACTCGTGCGTCCGTCGCCAGAGCCACATCAATCCGGA TCAACCGGAAGTGCAGGTGATCGACCATCTGACGCAGCAGTACAAACTGTTCCCCTCGATTGCGCGCAGCATCGTGTTCAAGCTGACGTCGGACAATCTGTGGGAGATGTACAACCAGGTGACGTCCGAGCTGGATCAGGGTAATTTGGAGCGACTGCCGGAGCTGCACGCGATCGCCTGCTGTCTGAAGGCGGTCACGACAGCCGATGCGGCCAAGAGTGTGGAGACGCTGCGTATGGCTTGCGGTGGCCATGGCTACATGACGTGCGCTAACTTCTACAACACGTACGGCTTCGTGACGGCGGCCTGTACGTATGAGGGTGAGAATACGGTTCTGTTGCTGCAGACGGCCAG ATATCTTATCAAGGTGTGGAACCTGGCACTGAAGGGACAACCGCTCGGGCCGACGGTGCAATACCTGAACAGCTTCATCCAGAGCCGAAACAATCGCCATGCGTGGATTGATACCGTGCCGGGGATTGTGAAGGCACTGCAAACGGTGGCTGCTGG CAAACTGCGCCTCGCGAACGAGCACGTGGAGCAGCGCAAAAAGGCCGGCTACACGCACGAGGAGGCGGTCAATCTGACCTCGCTCGAGCTGGCCCAAACGGCCGAAGCGCACTGCCGCGCCTTCCTGGTGCAGTCCGGGCACGAGATGATCGAGAAGCTCTGCCAGAGGGTGTCCCCCGCCCTGGCGAAGGTGATGCGAACCGTAGGCGAGCTGTACGCTTACAACGAGGCGCTCGACTCGATCGGTAGCCTTGTCCGG TTCACAACGATCAGCGAGAGTGACATTAATCGACTGCAGTCCAAGCTGGAATCGGCCCTGCTGGCCATCCGGCCGAACGCGGTAAGCATTGTGGACGGGTTTGCCATCCCGGATGTGCTGCTCGGCTCGCCGCTCGGTGCGTACGATGGCAACGTTTACGAGCGGCTGTACGAGGAGGCCCAGAAAAGTCCACTCAATAAG GAACCGGTTAACAAATCATTCCATCTGTATTTGAAACCGTTCATGCGCTCGAGCTTGTAA
- the LOC121598715 gene encoding phenoloxidase-activating factor 2-like, with translation MIPLWRIGLTLASCLLLAHGESEEAKPCDGGECVPVAKCQSGELEDNGAYVISLRLNPEDECSYLETCCPYPKDEDDEPRDELGELLKAPATGNGAGEALNVAAEQVPSVAAQRANLLSSGGANNVKSENLKAATNRPPVGSATGFQQTCGVRNSNGVKFSITDNYKGESEYGEFPWMAAILEGREALGKKLNMFNCGGSLIHPSVILTAAHCVQNSTAASLKVRLGEWDTQNRNEPFPHQDRNVVEIAFHEEFFAPAALNNVALLFLDKPVDLMATVNTICLPPADYIFDPVRCVASGWGKDVFGYEGMLQVIMKKVELPLVPRGACQRALRMTHLGRRFKLHESFICAGGEKGRDTCKGDGGSPLVCPIPGVANGYYQAGIVAWGIDCGKEGVPGVYVNVALFREWIDEQLRKRNLAIDYYQYGQE, from the exons ATGATACCTTTGTGGCGTATCGGGCTAACGCTAGCTTCCTGCCTGCTATTGGCGCATGGTGAGAGTGAAGAAGCTAAG CCATGTGACGGTGGAGAGTGCGTACCAGTGGCAAAGTGTCAATCCGGCGAGCTGGAAGACAATGGCGCATACGTCATCAGTCTACGATTGAATCCCGAGGACGAATGTAGCTATTTGGAAACGTGCTGCCCCTACCCAAAGGATGAGGACGATGAGCCGCGGGATGAGTTGGGCGAACTGCTAAAGGCACCAGCAACAGGCAACGGTGCTGGGGAAGCGTTGAATGTAGCTGCCGAGCAAGTGCCGAGCGTTGCAGCGCAAAGAGCTAACCTGTTGTCATCCGGTGGGGCAAACAACGTGAAATCGG AAAATCTCAAAGCTGCAACGAACCGGCCCCCGGTCGGTTCAGCTACTGGCTTCCAACAAACATGCGGTGTGCGCAATTCGAACGGTGTCAAGTTTAGCATCACCGACAACTATAAAGGTGAATCGGAGTACGGTGAGTTCCCGTGGATGGCGGCCATCCTTGAGGGGCGGGAGGCACTGGGCAAAAAGCTGAACATGTTTAACTGTGGAGGATCGCTCATCCATCCGTCCGTCATCCTTACGGCGGCACACTGCGTACAGAACagtacggccgcctcgctcaAAGTGCGGCTTGGCGAGTGGGACACCCAGAATAGGAACGAACCATTCCCGCATCAG GATCGTAACGTGGTGGAGATCGCTTTCCATGAGGAATTTTTCGCGCCAGCCGCACTGAACAACGTGGCATTGCTGTTCCTGGACAAACCGGTCGATCTGATGGCGACGGTCAACACGATTTGCCTGCCGCCGGCGGACTACATCTTCGATCCGGTGCGCTGCGTCGCATCCGGCTGGGGCAAGGATGTGTTTGGCTACGAGGGCATGTTGCAGGTGATTATGAAGAAGGTCGAGCTGCCTCTGGTGCCAAGGGGCGCTTGTCAGCGGGCGTTACGTATGACGCACCTCGGACGGCGATTTAAGCTGCACGAGAGTTTCATCTGCGCCGGGGGTGAGAAGGGCCGCGACACGTGTAAAGGCGACGGTGGGTCGCCGCTCGTCTGCCCGATCCCTGGCGTGGCAAACGGCTACTATCAGGCCGGTATAGTGGCGTGGGGCATTGACTGTGGCAAAGAAGGTGTGCCCGGGGTGTACGTGAATGTGGCATTGTTCCGTGAATGGATCGATGAGCAACTGCGGAAACGCAATCTCGCAATCGATTACTACCAGTACGGACAGGAATGA